The Bacillus vallismortis genome window below encodes:
- a CDS encoding S8 family serine peptidase, whose translation MRRKTKNRLISSVLSTVVIGSMLFPGVAGASSKSASASVKQELQSAESIQNKISSSLKKSFKKKEKTTFLIKFKDQADTKKAAKAAVKKAKSKKLTAAKTEYQKRSAVVSSLKVTADESQRDVLTYLNSQKNKGNADQIHSYYVVNGIAVHASKEVMEKVAQFSEVEKVLPNEKRQLFKSSSPFNMKKAQKAVKATDGVEWNVDQIDAPKAWALGYDGTGTVVASIDTGVEWNHPALKEKYRGYNPESPDEPDHEMNWYDAVAGEASPYDDLAHGTHVTGTMVGSEPDGTNQIGVAPGAKWIAVKAFSEDGGTDADILEAGEWVLAPKDADGNPHPEMAPDVVNNSWGGGSGLDEWYRDMVNAWRAADIFPEFSAGNTDIFIPGGPGSIANPANYPESFATGATDINKKLADFSLQGPSPYDEIKPEISAPGVNIRSSVPGQTYEDGWDGTSMAGPHVSAVAALLKQADASLSVDEMEDILTSTAEPLTDSTFPDSPNNGYGHGLVNAFDAVSAVTDGLGKAEGQVSVEGDDQEPPVYQHEKVTEAYEGANLPLTLTAEDNVSVTSVKLSYKLDQGEWTEVTAKRISGDHLKGTYQAEIPNVKGAALSYKWMIQDFGGHVVESDTYDITVKPSITAGYKQDFETEPGGWIASGTNNSWEWGVPSAGPNTAASGEKVYGTDLAGNYGNSANMNLVMPPVKVPDSGNLFLQFKSWHNLENDFDYGYVFVLPEGEKNWEQAGVYNGKTSSWMDEEIDLSAYKGQNIQVMFNLQSDDSIAKEGWYIDDVVLSDKSAGKTAKKNKLGVEKPSGKQKKKPVNPKKAKPSANTAVKNQSKEIQPQILPLRAQVSVMETGKSTYSDQSTGQYTLTHKAGDYTLMAEAYGYQSKTQKVSLQADQTTPANFTLEEMKKGTLKGTVINKTTGEPVKGASVYVVEDAAVEPATTNDKGEYTLEAYEGAYTIKVAAPGYYSDEFSVNLKGNVVKETVLKPFVGYPGEIAYDDGTAENANSYFAAGNGWAVKMTLADGKDKGMLTGGLFRFWDTEFPDPGGTEFKVEVYDATGEDGAPGKKIAGPFNAEALRNGEWTKVDLSSKGIMVDKDFYLVYIQSKPDPYSPGLAMDETGQNSGRNWQYIDGEWQPGDEADGNYMIRALVDYEAAVPEITSPADKSYTNKENVTVKGKASPGTTVHIYNGKKEAGEARAAADGTFQAGVSLSEGENELTATASTDNGTTDASSPVMVTLDQDKPELTLDNPKDGEKINKEALTVKGSVSDDNLKEVKVNGKKATVSEGSYSARILLENGSNEIKVTATDLAGNKTKKKAVIDVNYDQPVISGLIPGEDKILKAGESVKIAFSSAKDLDATFVIRMPLTNARASVQNATELPLREISPGRYEGYWTATSSIKANGAKVEVIVRDDYGNETRKTANGKLYINTGN comes from the coding sequence ATGAGGAGAAAAACGAAAAACAGACTCATCAGCTCTGTTTTAAGTACGGTTGTCATTGGTTCAATGCTTTTTCCGGGTGTAGCCGGAGCAAGCAGCAAAAGCGCCTCAGCTTCTGTTAAACAGGAGCTTCAATCTGCTGAATCCATTCAGAACAAGATCTCGAGTTCATTAAAGAAAAGCTTTAAAAAGAAAGAAAAAACGACCTTTCTGATTAAATTTAAAGATCAAGCTGACACAAAAAAAGCGGCAAAAGCGGCTGTTAAAAAAGCGAAATCGAAGAAGCTGACTGCAGCTAAGACGGAATATCAAAAGCGTTCGGCCGTGGTGTCATCTTTAAAAGTCACAGCCGATGAATCCCAGCGAGATGTCTTAACATACTTGAACAGCCAGAAAAACAAGGGGAATGCAGACCAAATTCACTCTTATTATGTAGTGAATGGGATCGCTGTTCATGCTTCAAAAGAAGTGATGGAAAAAGTGGCGCAGTTCTCCGAAGTGGAAAAGGTGCTTCCAAATGAGAAACGGCAGCTGTTTAAATCATCCTCTCCATTTAATATGAAAAAAGCGCAAAAAGCTGTCAAAGCAACTGACGGTGTGGAATGGAATGTAGACCAAATCGACGCCCCGAAAGCTTGGGCACTTGGATATGACGGAACTGGCACGGTTGTCGCGTCCATTGATACAGGTGTGGAATGGAACCACCCGGCTTTAAAAGAGAAATATCGTGGATATAATCCGGAAAGTCCTGATGAGCCGGATCATGAAATGAATTGGTATGATGCCGTAGCAGGCGAAGCAAGTCCTTATGATGATTTGGCTCATGGAACCCACGTGACAGGTACGATGGTGGGATCAGAACCCGATGGAACAAATCAAATCGGTGTAGCGCCAGGCGCAAAATGGATTGCTGTTAAAGCGTTCTCCGAAGATGGCGGCACTGATGCTGACATTTTGGAAGCCGGTGAATGGGTTTTAGCTCCAAAGGACGCAGATGGAAATCCTCACCCGGAAATGGCTCCTGATGTTGTCAATAACTCATGGGGCGGGGGCTCAGGACTTGATGAATGGTACAGGGACATGGTCAATGCCTGGCGTGCGGCCGATATTTTCCCTGAGTTTTCAGCGGGAAATACAGATATCTTTATTCCGGGCGGGCCTGGTTCTATCGCAAACCCAGCAAACTATCCGGAATCGTTTGCAACTGGAGCGACTGATATTAACAAAAAGCTTGCTGACTTTTCTCTCCAAGGGCCATCTCCATATGATGAAATAAAGCCGGAAATTTCTGCACCTGGCGTTAATATTCGCTCTTCCGTTCCCGGCCAGACATATGAGGACGGATGGGACGGCACATCAATGGCAGGACCGCATGTGTCCGCTGTTGCTGCATTGCTGAAACAGGCGGATGCCTCACTTTCTGTTGATGAGATGGAGGATATTTTAACCAGCACGGCTGAACCGCTGACGGATTCAACATTTCCCGATTCTCCGAATAACGGATACGGCCATGGTTTGGTGAACGCTTTTGACGCTGTATCAGCTGTTACAGATGGTTTAGGAAAAGCAGAAGGACAGGTCTCTGTAGAGGGAGATGATCAAGAGCCTCCTGTCTATCAGCATGAGAAAGTAACAGAAGCCTATGAAGGCGCGAACCTGCCGCTGACTTTGACAGCTGAAGACAATGTAAGTGTGACATCTGTCAAACTGTCCTATAAGCTGGATCAAGGCGAGTGGACTGAAGTAACGGCTAAACGAATCAGCGGAGATCACTTGAAAGGAACGTATCAGGCGGAGATCCCAAACGTAAAAGGAGCTGCACTAAGCTATAAGTGGATGATTCAGGATTTTGGCGGCCATGTCGTTGAGTCTGACACATATGATATAACAGTGAAACCAAGCATCACGGCGGGCTATAAGCAGGACTTTGAAACTGAACCCGGCGGCTGGATTGCGAGTGGCACAAATAATAGCTGGGAGTGGGGAGTTCCGTCAGCAGGCCCAAATACAGCAGCTTCCGGAGAAAAAGTATACGGAACAGACCTGGCAGGAAACTATGGCAACTCAGCAAACATGAATCTCGTGATGCCTCCTGTTAAAGTGCCGGATTCAGGAAACCTGTTTCTCCAATTTAAAAGCTGGCACAATTTAGAGAATGATTTTGATTATGGCTATGTTTTTGTTTTGCCTGAAGGTGAGAAGAATTGGGAGCAGGCTGGCGTCTATAATGGAAAGACATCAAGCTGGATGGACGAAGAAATTGATTTATCCGCTTATAAAGGTCAAAACATTCAAGTCATGTTTAATCTTCAATCCGATGATAGCATTGCAAAAGAGGGCTGGTACATTGATGATGTAGTGCTTTCTGACAAATCGGCCGGAAAAACAGCCAAAAAGAATAAGCTGGGTGTTGAAAAGCCGTCTGGAAAGCAAAAGAAAAAGCCAGTGAATCCGAAAAAAGCTAAGCCATCTGCAAACACAGCGGTAAAAAACCAGAGTAAAGAGATACAGCCTCAAATTTTGCCGCTCAGGGCGCAAGTCAGTGTTATGGAAACAGGGAAATCAACATATTCAGATCAATCCACAGGGCAGTACACGCTGACGCACAAAGCGGGAGACTATACGCTTATGGCAGAAGCATACGGTTATCAATCGAAAACACAAAAGGTTTCTCTGCAGGCAGATCAGACGACACCAGCTAATTTTACGTTAGAAGAAATGAAGAAGGGCACATTAAAAGGCACGGTCATCAATAAAACGACAGGAGAGCCGGTAAAAGGAGCCTCTGTTTATGTTGTGGAGGATGCTGCGGTTGAACCGGCTACAACAAATGACAAAGGTGAATATACGCTTGAGGCCTATGAAGGCGCCTATACGATTAAAGTCGCTGCACCAGGTTATTACAGCGATGAATTTTCCGTTAATTTAAAAGGTAATGTTGTGAAGGAAACTGTACTGAAGCCTTTCGTCGGTTATCCGGGTGAGATTGCATATGATGATGGAACGGCGGAGAATGCCAATTCCTATTTTGCAGCCGGTAACGGATGGGCTGTCAAAATGACATTGGCTGACGGCAAAGACAAAGGCATGCTTACAGGAGGACTGTTTAGATTCTGGGATACAGAGTTCCCTGATCCTGGCGGCACAGAGTTTAAGGTTGAGGTATACGATGCTACAGGAGAAGATGGCGCACCGGGCAAGAAAATTGCCGGGCCATTTAACGCTGAAGCCCTTCGCAATGGCGAATGGACCAAGGTAGATCTCAGTTCAAAAGGGATTATGGTCGATAAAGATTTTTATCTCGTATATATCCAGTCGAAACCAGATCCATATTCACCAGGTCTGGCAATGGATGAAACCGGTCAGAATTCCGGCCGCAACTGGCAGTATATAGACGGAGAATGGCAGCCGGGTGACGAAGCTGACGGCAACTATATGATCCGCGCATTAGTTGATTATGAAGCGGCTGTACCTGAGATCACTTCACCGGCAGACAAATCATACACAAATAAGGAGAACGTCACCGTAAAAGGAAAAGCTTCTCCGGGAACAACGGTACACATTTATAATGGAAAGAAAGAAGCAGGAGAGGCGAGAGCTGCGGCGGATGGCACGTTTCAGGCAGGCGTATCACTCAGCGAGGGTGAAAATGAGCTGACGGCCACGGCATCAACAGACAATGGGACTACGGATGCTTCCAGCCCTGTCATGGTCACGCTTGATCAAGACAAGCCAGAATTGACGCTGGACAATCCAAAGGATGGCGAGAAAATAAATAAAGAAGCGCTGACTGTCAAAGGGTCTGTATCCGATGACAATCTAAAAGAAGTCAAAGTGAATGGCAAAAAAGCAACAGTATCTGAAGGTTCATACTCAGCCCGTATTCTTTTGGAGAACGGAAGCAATGAAATCAAGGTGACGGCAACAGACTTAGCAGGCAACAAAACGAAGAAAAAGGCTGTCATTGATGTCAACTATGACCAGCCTGTCATCTCCGGATTGATCCCGGGAGAGGACAAAATCTTAAAAGCCGGTGAATCTGTGAAAATCGCTTTCTCAAGCGCTAAAGACTTGGATGCAACGTTTGTCATTCGTATGCCGCTGACAAATGCAAGAGCGAGTGTGCAAAACGCCACCGAGCTCCCGTTAAGAGAAATTTCTCCGGGGCGATATGAAGGCTATTGGACAGCCACTTCTTCTATTAAAGCAAACGGAGCAAAAGTAGAAGTGATTGTACGTGATGATTATGGAAATGAAACAAGAAAAACAGCGAACGGAAAACTCTATATCAATACTGGAAATTAA
- the sigE gene encoding RNA polymerase sporulation sigma factor SigE codes for MKKLKLRLTHLWYKLLMKLGLKSDEVYYIGGSEALPPPLSKDEEQVLLMKLPNGDQAARAILIERNLRLVVYIARKFENTGINIEDLISIGTIGLIKAVNTFNPEKKIKLATYASRCIENEILMYLRRNNKIRSEVSFDEPLNIDWDGNELLLSDVLGTDDDIITKDIEANVDKKLLKKALEQLNEREKQIMELRFGLVGEEEKTQKDVADMMGISQSYISRLEKRIIKRLRKEFNKMV; via the coding sequence ATGAAAAAACTGAAATTGCGATTGACGCACCTCTGGTATAAGCTGCTGATGAAACTTGGGCTGAAAAGTGATGAAGTCTATTACATAGGCGGGAGTGAAGCCCTGCCTCCTCCATTATCTAAAGATGAGGAGCAGGTTCTGTTAATGAAGCTTCCAAACGGCGATCAGGCGGCTCGCGCCATTTTGATTGAACGCAATTTGCGTCTGGTCGTCTATATCGCCCGTAAATTCGAAAATACAGGAATTAATATAGAGGATTTAATCAGCATCGGCACCATCGGATTAATCAAAGCTGTGAATACGTTTAATCCAGAAAAGAAAATCAAGCTGGCGACCTATGCCTCACGCTGTATAGAAAATGAAATCCTGATGTATTTAAGAAGAAACAACAAAATCCGGTCAGAGGTTTCCTTTGATGAGCCGCTTAATATTGATTGGGACGGCAATGAGCTGTTGCTTTCTGATGTGCTCGGCACGGACGATGACATTATCACAAAAGACATAGAAGCTAACGTAGATAAAAAGCTTTTGAAAAAAGCGCTTGAACAGCTTAATGAGAGGGAAAAGCAAATCATGGAGCTGCGGTTTGGGCTTGTCGGCGAAGAAGAAAAGACCCAAAAGGATGTAGCGGATATGATGGGAATTTCCCAGTCTTATATTTCACGTCTGGAGAAAAGAATAATAAAAAGATTGAGAAAAGAGTTCAACAAAATGGTGTAA
- the spoIIGA gene encoding sigma-E processing peptidase SpoIIGA translates to MKIYLDVIWLLNFCFDALLLLLTAFILKRHVKKRRLLGGAFIGSSIVLLMFTPFSPIVEHPAGKLAFSVVIVMVTFGFKRFRYFFQNLFSFYFATFLMGGGMIGAHSLLQTNSVVRNGVMMTNQTGFGDPISWLFIVAGFPVLWFFSKRRIEEIETKNIQYEERVSVQADLGGQTLHVRGLVDSGNQLYDPLTKTPVMIIHLDKLEPIFGAAETMIIRNTDPLEATQQLDDSFRFLDKMRLIPYRGVGQQNQFLLCVKPDHVTIMTKQEMISADKCLIGISTTKLSADGEFDAIIHPKMLSGKAIKHVS, encoded by the coding sequence GTGAAAATCTATTTAGATGTCATTTGGCTATTGAACTTTTGCTTTGATGCACTTTTGCTTTTGCTCACGGCATTTATTTTAAAACGGCATGTGAAAAAAAGAAGACTGCTAGGCGGAGCGTTCATCGGTTCAAGTATTGTTCTATTGATGTTTACTCCTTTTTCGCCGATCGTTGAACATCCGGCTGGTAAGCTGGCTTTTTCAGTTGTTATTGTGATGGTGACATTTGGCTTTAAAAGATTTCGTTATTTCTTTCAAAATTTGTTTTCCTTTTATTTTGCGACTTTTTTAATGGGGGGAGGAATGATTGGAGCCCATTCTTTGCTGCAGACCAATTCCGTTGTTCGAAACGGTGTCATGATGACGAATCAAACAGGGTTTGGAGACCCGATCAGCTGGTTGTTTATTGTTGCTGGCTTTCCAGTGTTATGGTTTTTTTCTAAGAGAAGAATTGAAGAGATTGAAACAAAAAACATTCAATATGAGGAACGAGTCAGCGTACAGGCTGATTTGGGCGGCCAAACGCTTCATGTCAGAGGGCTGGTTGATTCCGGTAATCAGCTGTACGATCCGCTTACTAAAACGCCTGTCATGATTATTCACCTTGATAAACTGGAACCGATTTTCGGAGCAGCCGAAACGATGATCATTCGAAACACAGATCCATTGGAAGCCACTCAGCAGCTCGATGATTCATTTCGCTTTTTGGATAAAATGAGGCTGATTCCATACAGAGGAGTAGGTCAGCAAAATCAATTTTTACTATGCGTTAAACCGGATCACGTAACGATTATGACAAAACAAGAAATGATTTCTGCGGATAAATGCTTAATCGGCATCAGCACAACAAAGCTATCTGCAGATGGCGAGTTTGACGCCATTATTCATCCTAAAATGCTCTCGGGCAAGGCCATCAAACACGTCTCATAA